In Bythopirellula goksoeyrii, a single window of DNA contains:
- a CDS encoding polysaccharide lyase 6 family protein, with protein MRARSASTFNALSAAVILLGFSSSTIAADFFVSSADDIETAMETAAPGDSLIMTNGTWTNQEIYFVGLGTAGNPITLRAQTPGGVILNGTSQLLISGDHLVVDGLHFKGGSIENSDHVVQFRGPLGEATNSRFTNSVIESYFNPNDLNDKWHYVSLYGQNNRVDHNRFLDQQNSGPQVVAWLDESNPLSEAHHTIDANHFGDRPQGWENGFEAIRLGLSETSNYDAHILVENNLFERVDGEIEIISSKANDNVFRYNTFRESAGTLTLRHGHRATVEGNFFLGEGREGSGGIRVVGEDHIIVNNYIADVDDEADGAISLASGTTGSDPTGYQPVKNALIAHNTIVNVGGAAITTDWGHGSSGRSVLPQDVTIVRNLISSTAAPLFEGQQGSGYVYADNIAYGASLGIGSRPGIMEVDPQLVLGPDGLWRPSATSPAVDAVSADYVTVDMDGQPRISLFDIGADEASFAQIVRKPLTTSDVGASWFNYEAPDVWPPPVQLPPGPYQVIQAEDFTAITDPDGNGEVWAVVQDSAASGGSVIKAPTVGVSTASSANHDTLALYDISFSEAGDYTAYYLARGFDGSSNSIFTPSGFGIDPTDTDHLSENGVFRWETGDEFSISQSHVGMPLEFRLGRRERGSEIDAIIFHQNGGLTAQQLDTFLANSLPASADFDGDGDVDGHDFLAWQRGDAPGGATPENLQLWQAQYGNPTLVAANSAVPEPNSMCLILGAVLFLVIDRGAMQVSKVSGRYSEI; from the coding sequence ATGAGGGCTCGTTCTGCAAGTACATTCAATGCGCTATCTGCTGCAGTCATCCTGCTTGGTTTCTCGAGTTCGACAATTGCCGCGGATTTTTTCGTGTCGTCCGCCGATGATATCGAGACTGCCATGGAGACGGCCGCCCCGGGCGATTCACTGATCATGACCAATGGCACCTGGACGAATCAGGAGATCTATTTCGTAGGCTTGGGCACTGCGGGCAATCCAATTACCTTGCGGGCGCAGACGCCAGGTGGCGTCATCCTCAATGGTACGTCCCAACTTTTGATTTCGGGTGATCATCTCGTCGTGGACGGCTTGCACTTCAAAGGAGGGAGTATCGAAAACTCGGATCACGTCGTCCAGTTTCGCGGGCCCTTAGGTGAGGCGACCAATAGTCGCTTTACTAACTCTGTGATCGAGTCCTACTTCAATCCGAACGATCTTAACGACAAATGGCACTACGTCTCTCTCTACGGCCAGAACAATCGAGTGGACCACAACCGGTTCCTCGACCAACAGAACAGCGGCCCTCAGGTTGTCGCTTGGCTGGACGAGTCGAATCCACTTTCCGAAGCGCATCACACGATCGACGCGAACCATTTTGGAGACCGTCCACAAGGTTGGGAGAATGGTTTTGAAGCGATCCGACTTGGTCTCAGCGAAACAAGCAACTATGACGCTCACATTCTGGTTGAGAACAACCTCTTCGAGCGGGTGGATGGTGAGATCGAAATCATCTCTAGCAAGGCGAATGACAATGTTTTCCGCTACAACACCTTCCGGGAATCGGCAGGTACCTTGACACTCCGCCACGGGCACCGCGCAACGGTGGAAGGCAACTTCTTTCTTGGCGAAGGCCGAGAAGGATCTGGCGGCATTCGGGTGGTTGGCGAAGACCATATTATCGTCAATAACTACATCGCGGACGTAGATGATGAAGCGGACGGGGCGATCTCGCTTGCCTCGGGAACCACCGGCTCGGATCCAACCGGATACCAGCCGGTGAAAAACGCACTCATTGCCCACAACACGATCGTCAACGTCGGTGGGGCAGCCATCACGACGGACTGGGGGCATGGTTCGAGTGGGCGCTCGGTGCTCCCGCAGGACGTCACTATCGTCCGAAACCTGATCTCCAGCACGGCGGCGCCGCTTTTTGAAGGCCAGCAAGGGAGTGGTTACGTGTATGCCGACAATATTGCCTACGGGGCATCCTTGGGCATTGGCTCACGCCCCGGCATTATGGAGGTAGATCCCCAACTCGTACTTGGTCCCGATGGACTGTGGCGTCCGTCGGCAACCAGTCCTGCTGTTGATGCCGTTTCTGCTGACTATGTCACCGTCGACATGGACGGCCAACCTCGCATCAGCCTGTTCGACATTGGTGCCGACGAAGCCTCCTTCGCCCAGATAGTTCGCAAGCCTCTGACAACTTCCGACGTGGGAGCCTCGTGGTTCAACTACGAAGCACCCGACGTATGGCCACCACCGGTTCAGCTTCCACCAGGGCCTTACCAGGTCATTCAGGCAGAGGATTTTACTGCGATTACCGATCCCGACGGCAATGGGGAAGTCTGGGCCGTCGTTCAGGATAGCGCTGCCTCGGGTGGGTCTGTGATCAAAGCACCTACTGTAGGGGTCTCCACTGCCAGTTCAGCCAATCACGACACTCTGGCACTTTATGACATTTCGTTTAGCGAAGCCGGCGACTACACCGCGTACTACCTCGCTCGAGGTTTCGATGGTTCATCTAACAGTATTTTTACGCCGAGTGGCTTTGGTATCGATCCAACTGACACCGACCATCTCTCTGAGAATGGGGTCTTCCGTTGGGAAACAGGCGACGAATTTTCCATTAGTCAGTCCCACGTCGGCATGCCGCTTGAATTTCGCCTCGGTCGCCGAGAGAGGGGCTCCGAAATCGATGCGATCATTTTTCATCAGAATGGGGGTCTTACCGCCCAACAGCTTGATACATTCCTGGCCAACAGCCTGCCCGCGAGTGCCGACTTCGATGGCGATGGGGACGTCGATGGACACGATTTCTTGGCTTGGCAACGGGGCGATGCGCCCGGGGGAGCAACCCCTGAAAACCTGCAATTGTGGCAAGCCCAATATGGAAATCCCACCCTTGTGGCGGCCAACAGTGCCGTTCCTGAGCCAAACAGCATGTGTCTAATTTTGGGCGCTGTTCTCTTTTTGGTGATTGATCGCGGTGCAATGCAAGTATCTAAGGTTTCCGGAAGATATTCGGAAATTTGA
- a CDS encoding PEP-CTERM sorting domain-containing protein (PEP-CTERM proteins occur, often in large numbers, in the proteomes of bacteria that also encode an exosortase, a predicted intramembrane cysteine proteinase. The presence of a PEP-CTERM domain at a protein's C-terminus predicts cleavage within the sorting domain, followed by covalent anchoring to some some component of the (usually Gram-negative) cell surface. Many PEP-CTERM proteins exhibit an unusual sequence composition that includes large numbers of potential glycosylation sites. Expression of one such protein has been shown restore the ability of a bacterium to form floc, a type of biofilm.), which produces MLITKQSKQTSVVIGKLVLIGAIGCPWLAGTSHATIIGQDNFSDGDRTTADNTAGNGGGPGLEWFALTNEDSSTTALTIVADDGSPGIGGGNSLNMRPNSSSGNRPVVTNFAPTTLGAAVGDKIITSMDIRLISGFDSDGSNVTFRVGLYNSNGTPIIADGQRFDMESGTGNDFGYFARIPFGDGTGSGSTDARLSKETGVASGSSEDPLFGQDNSAGTGDDVSELGQTSTFPVTIGDDQKHSILFSLERTAGGVLTSIQVDGATPFTAEDTTSPFETFDEFAMTNMRATAEWRVDNVVIESVAIPEPATLGLLMAGIVLLVPRNRF; this is translated from the coding sequence ATGTTGATTACTAAACAAAGTAAACAGACCAGCGTTGTTATTGGAAAATTGGTTCTCATTGGTGCGATCGGCTGCCCGTGGTTGGCAGGAACTAGCCACGCCACAATCATCGGCCAAGACAACTTTAGCGATGGCGACCGAACCACTGCAGACAACACCGCTGGCAATGGTGGAGGGCCGGGGCTGGAATGGTTCGCTTTGACCAACGAAGACAGCAGTACTACTGCACTTACTATTGTGGCGGATGATGGTAGCCCAGGAATCGGTGGCGGCAACAGTCTCAATATGCGGCCCAACTCCAGCAGCGGTAACCGGCCAGTGGTTACCAATTTCGCTCCGACTACCTTGGGAGCTGCCGTGGGGGACAAGATTATCACGAGCATGGATATTCGGCTCATCAGCGGGTTTGATTCGGATGGGTCGAATGTGACATTTCGAGTCGGGCTGTACAACTCCAACGGAACACCAATCATTGCCGATGGTCAGCGATTTGATATGGAGAGCGGGACCGGAAATGACTTCGGCTATTTTGCCCGTATTCCCTTTGGTGATGGTACTGGTTCTGGTAGTACCGATGCTCGGTTGAGTAAAGAAACAGGCGTTGCATCCGGCTCGTCAGAAGATCCGCTCTTTGGACAAGACAACTCGGCTGGCACGGGTGATGACGTAAGCGAACTTGGGCAGACTTCGACATTCCCTGTCACGATAGGTGACGACCAGAAGCATAGCATCCTCTTCAGCCTGGAGCGCACGGCGGGGGGTGTGCTGACTTCGATCCAAGTCGATGGTGCAACTCCCTTCACAGCGGAGGACACGACCTCACCATTTGAGACGTTTGATGAGTTCGCGATGACCAACATGCGTGCTACCGCAGAATGGCGCGTAGACAATGTGGTGATCGAGTCGGTCGCAATTCCAGAGCCTGCTACTCTGGGCCTGTTGATGGCTGGGATCGTTCTTTTGGTTCCGAGGAACCGTTTTTAG
- a CDS encoding XylR family transcriptional regulator: MLHVALLIETSREYARGLLRGVARYHREFGPWSIFFEPHGLHDPPPSWLKNWKGDGILARIDDQQMADAILATGIPAVDVRGAYQDLGLPFIGVDNKPVSQLAFDHLKDCGLRHFAFCGTPRGENPNQDRRCDFFIEQVNQAGAECEVFLVEQRKRKTPDWEKQQQKLAEWLRTLPKPVGIMACHDDCGRQVLDACRRAEIQVPDEVAVIGVDNDPYLCNLCTPPLTSIDVNSSRIGFEAAKLLHAYMEGKKVPAEAVLLGPPSGVAARQSTDMLSVEDEEVASAIRFIREKAVEGILVQDVLKLASRSPSTLERRIKKILGRTIKAEITRIRLTRAKLLLSETELPISKIAIRTGFSEPKYFCDVFRKNENMTATAYRNQFRDRE; encoded by the coding sequence TTGCTTCATGTAGCCTTACTCATTGAGACTTCCAGGGAATATGCGCGGGGACTGCTCCGTGGAGTGGCCCGTTATCACCGCGAATTCGGGCCTTGGTCCATCTTCTTCGAGCCCCATGGACTCCACGATCCACCTCCCTCCTGGTTAAAGAACTGGAAAGGAGATGGCATTCTGGCACGTATCGACGATCAGCAGATGGCCGACGCGATTCTTGCCACGGGGATTCCGGCGGTAGACGTCCGCGGTGCCTATCAGGATTTGGGGCTTCCATTTATCGGCGTCGACAACAAGCCCGTCTCTCAATTGGCATTTGATCATCTCAAAGATTGCGGTCTACGGCACTTTGCTTTTTGCGGGACCCCTCGCGGCGAAAATCCGAATCAGGACCGCCGCTGCGATTTCTTTATTGAACAAGTAAACCAGGCAGGTGCAGAGTGTGAAGTATTTCTTGTCGAACAAAGAAAGAGGAAGACACCTGATTGGGAAAAACAACAACAAAAGCTGGCAGAGTGGCTCAGAACGCTCCCCAAGCCAGTGGGAATCATGGCCTGCCACGACGACTGTGGCAGACAGGTGTTGGATGCTTGCCGTCGGGCAGAGATACAAGTCCCCGACGAAGTGGCTGTGATCGGTGTCGACAACGACCCTTATCTTTGCAATCTTTGCACACCTCCCTTGACGAGTATCGATGTCAATTCGAGCCGAATCGGCTTTGAGGCGGCCAAGCTGTTACATGCTTACATGGAGGGGAAGAAAGTCCCTGCTGAGGCTGTCCTTCTGGGGCCTCCTTCGGGTGTCGCCGCTCGGCAGTCTACCGACATGCTCTCGGTCGAAGATGAAGAGGTAGCGTCTGCTATTCGCTTTATCCGAGAAAAAGCGGTTGAAGGCATTCTGGTCCAAGACGTTTTGAAACTAGCCTCGCGTTCCCCAAGCACGCTGGAAAGACGCATCAAGAAAATACTCGGCCGGACGATCAAGGCAGAAATAACTCGAATCCGCCTTACACGGGCCAAACTGCTCTTGAGCGAGACCGAGCTGCCGATTTCAAAAATCGCGATTCGCACTGGGTTTAGTGAACCAAAGTACTTTTGTGATGTATTCCGCAAGAACGAGAACATGACTGCGACGGCCTATCGTAATCAATTCCGAGACCGGGAATAG
- a CDS encoding polysaccharide lyase 6 family protein, whose product MNFTNTFFNKLLIKFGIVLLWGVSIAKAEDILVDDVPALEAALETAQPGDNILLREGEWRDAKIVFRGQGTNAAPIILKAATPGKTVITGKSILRMHGEYLVVEGLLFQDPDPSVSDLINFRLDSDELCHNCRMTDCTVIGTKQVDGSQESRWMGLYGSDNRVDHCNFEGKSDKGTTFVVWLGNGSGGRHRIDHNYFGPREKLGKNGGETIRIGDSNSSMIDAKCVIEKNLFEKCNGENECISNKSCGNIYRDNTFLEVSGTLTLRHGNDCLVEHNVFLGNKARGTGGIRIIGENHVVRGNYLEKLTGDDSRAGLSIMTGIPNSPLNRYFQVKSALVEDNVLVDCEQSLLIGLSDDKNASLPPVETIFRGNCIHAPKYTAVEARCDLDGITWLDNHFTGKELGISPVDGIKTSDGEWTPLEAIPRAEVGTTW is encoded by the coding sequence ATGAACTTTACAAACACCTTTTTTAACAAACTACTGATCAAGTTCGGCATAGTGCTGCTCTGGGGAGTATCGATCGCTAAGGCCGAAGACATCCTAGTCGATGATGTACCGGCTCTCGAAGCGGCTCTCGAAACGGCTCAACCTGGCGACAACATCCTCCTACGCGAAGGAGAGTGGCGAGATGCCAAAATCGTATTCCGAGGCCAGGGCACAAACGCTGCTCCAATCATCTTGAAGGCCGCCACTCCCGGCAAGACGGTAATCACGGGCAAGAGCATACTCCGTATGCATGGTGAGTATCTTGTCGTCGAAGGACTGCTGTTCCAGGACCCGGACCCTTCGGTGAGCGATTTGATCAATTTTCGCTTGGATTCGGACGAGCTTTGCCACAACTGCCGCATGACTGATTGCACCGTGATTGGCACGAAGCAAGTCGATGGCTCGCAAGAGAGTCGTTGGATGGGGCTCTATGGCTCGGACAATCGAGTCGATCATTGCAACTTCGAGGGAAAGAGCGACAAAGGAACAACTTTCGTCGTCTGGCTGGGCAACGGCAGTGGCGGCCGACACAGAATCGACCACAACTACTTCGGGCCGCGTGAAAAACTTGGCAAGAATGGTGGAGAAACCATCCGCATTGGAGATAGCAATTCATCGATGATCGATGCAAAGTGTGTGATTGAGAAAAACCTGTTTGAGAAATGCAATGGAGAGAATGAGTGTATCTCCAATAAATCCTGTGGCAATATTTATCGTGACAACACATTTCTGGAAGTCAGCGGCACGCTGACGCTTCGCCACGGGAACGATTGCCTGGTGGAGCACAACGTCTTCCTTGGAAACAAAGCTCGTGGCACTGGTGGCATCCGTATCATCGGCGAGAACCATGTGGTGCGGGGCAACTACCTTGAGAAACTCACTGGTGATGACAGTCGCGCCGGACTTTCTATCATGACAGGCATTCCCAACTCTCCTCTCAACCGCTATTTCCAGGTCAAAAGTGCACTTGTCGAAGACAATGTGCTGGTCGATTGCGAGCAATCCCTATTGATCGGTTTGAGCGATGATAAGAATGCCAGTCTACCCCCGGTGGAAACTATTTTCAGGGGTAATTGCATTCACGCTCCAAAATACACCGCTGTCGAAGCTCGGTGCGACCTGGATGGGATTACTTGGCTAGACAATCACTTTACTGGGAAAGAATTAGGAATCTCTCCTGTGGATGGGATCAAAACGAGTGATGGCGAGTGGACACCACTAGAGGCGATCCCAAGGGCCGAGGTGGGAACAACTTGGTAA
- a CDS encoding alpha/beta hydrolase: MKKVYLSQRRRDAEKISGSSLLPSCLFESTILLFAFFFIALISFPTALAAQQTLEGVRQLLDVPYVSNGHERQKLDLYLPQIHDDNPRPVLVRIHGGAWRHGDKSAQRGVAGYVKQGYIGVAINYRFSQQNIFPAQIEDCKAAIRWLRSHAEDYGIDPERIGAVGSSAGGHLAALLGTTGDSRQFDVGENLEFSSAVCAVVDNFGPTDLMKAAQTPGYERKMSAVTQLLGGTVNEKAELAEQANPITYITPADPPFLIIHGDADPLVPLNQSELLHSALVKAGVASEFHVVKGGMHGGDPFKAEPFKTYLKNFLKNNVMGKPTASLID; the protein is encoded by the coding sequence ATGAAAAAAGTTTATCTCTCACAGAGACGCAGAGACGCAGAGAAAATCTCAGGTTCTTCTCTGCTGCCTTCGTGTCTCTTCGAGAGTACAATTCTTCTCTTTGCATTCTTCTTTATTGCTCTGATTAGCTTTCCTACTGCTTTGGCTGCCCAGCAGACGCTTGAAGGGGTTCGTCAATTACTCGATGTCCCCTACGTCTCCAACGGACACGAACGGCAAAAGCTCGACCTCTATTTGCCACAGATCCATGACGACAATCCCCGTCCGGTCTTGGTGCGCATTCATGGAGGTGCCTGGAGGCATGGCGATAAGAGTGCACAACGAGGCGTCGCCGGCTATGTCAAACAAGGCTATATAGGTGTAGCAATCAACTACCGCTTTAGCCAACAGAACATCTTTCCCGCTCAGATCGAGGATTGTAAAGCCGCAATTCGCTGGCTGCGATCCCATGCAGAGGATTATGGAATCGACCCGGAGCGAATTGGCGCAGTCGGTTCCTCGGCGGGAGGTCATCTGGCGGCGCTGTTGGGCACGACTGGAGATAGCAGGCAATTTGATGTCGGCGAGAACTTAGAGTTCTCCAGTGCAGTCTGTGCCGTAGTTGATAACTTCGGCCCGACCGATCTGATGAAGGCTGCCCAAACACCCGGTTATGAAAGGAAAATGTCTGCGGTGACCCAGTTGTTGGGAGGTACCGTCAACGAAAAAGCAGAGCTGGCCGAGCAAGCGAATCCGATTACTTACATCACTCCGGCCGATCCACCGTTTCTTATCATCCATGGTGATGCCGACCCGCTTGTACCGCTCAATCAAAGTGAGTTACTCCACTCAGCACTAGTAAAAGCAGGTGTCGCGTCCGAATTCCATGTTGTCAAAGGCGGAATGCATGGCGGCGACCCCTTCAAAGCAGAACCATTCAAGACCTATCTCAAAAACTTCCTGAAGAATAATGTCATGGGCAAACCGACTGCTTCTTTAATCGATTGA
- a CDS encoding Lpg1974 family pore-forming outer membrane protein — MRSSFPVATLQIVLTFVSLFSVQNSFAQSNQVRGANFWLSQSDSQNQVMPTSAGFASVQDDLAAVPDQGYMQPAPYNMGCDLGPAQGCCDTCCDTCCDTCCTECCCCPPWWAHRCSVFGEFLYLQPTDADVTHAQQQNGIGGAGTVPFGQIGVASLEHEPGYRVGGSICLSNCSSIFGSYTFFESESFDSLLPPVIPGGGGAIGSLVHHPGAAITASTGPVNSAYNIDYQLADFGIRRVWRSGPCQVINWSVGGRYGHLEQDFLQSGVFAGGSAGQIDTQTAISFDGGGLLFGLDGERRCGDCGLSLYGKINVSPMTGRFHADYSMTNVSTDAQLALANWQDDRITTLLDYEAGLAYSCGTCDCFRISAGYTVYHWFNAVTTDSLINGVQADNYVDINGPLSFSGLVTRAEFRW; from the coding sequence ATGCGAAGTTCTTTTCCCGTAGCCACGCTACAAATAGTGCTGACGTTTGTCAGTCTTTTCAGCGTCCAAAACTCATTCGCTCAATCGAATCAGGTTCGAGGAGCCAATTTTTGGCTATCCCAATCCGATTCACAGAATCAAGTCATGCCAACCAGCGCCGGCTTTGCTAGCGTCCAAGACGACCTGGCAGCCGTCCCAGACCAAGGGTACATGCAGCCGGCTCCATACAACATGGGATGCGATCTCGGCCCTGCTCAAGGTTGTTGCGATACTTGCTGTGATACCTGTTGCGACACTTGCTGCACCGAGTGCTGCTGCTGTCCACCTTGGTGGGCACATCGTTGTTCGGTATTCGGGGAGTTCCTTTATCTCCAACCTACCGACGCCGATGTCACGCATGCCCAGCAACAGAACGGCATCGGCGGAGCGGGAACCGTTCCGTTCGGCCAAATCGGTGTCGCTAGTTTGGAACACGAACCCGGTTATCGCGTGGGGGGGTCGATCTGCTTGTCGAATTGCTCCAGCATCTTTGGTTCTTACACATTCTTCGAAAGCGAATCGTTCGACTCATTGCTACCTCCTGTGATCCCTGGCGGCGGCGGAGCAATTGGTTCGCTAGTCCATCATCCGGGAGCTGCGATCACCGCATCTACAGGACCGGTCAATAGTGCCTACAACATTGACTATCAACTTGCTGACTTTGGTATTCGCCGTGTCTGGCGGTCAGGCCCCTGTCAGGTCATCAACTGGAGTGTTGGTGGACGGTACGGGCACCTAGAACAAGACTTTCTCCAATCTGGAGTCTTCGCGGGCGGTTCCGCCGGCCAGATCGACACTCAGACTGCCATCAGTTTCGATGGCGGAGGTCTCCTGTTTGGTTTGGATGGCGAACGTCGTTGTGGCGATTGTGGCTTGTCGCTATATGGCAAGATCAATGTCTCACCTATGACGGGACGTTTCCACGCGGATTATTCCATGACGAATGTTTCCACCGATGCTCAATTGGCATTGGCCAACTGGCAAGACGACCGCATCACCACCTTGCTTGATTACGAAGCGGGACTGGCCTATTCCTGTGGAACCTGCGACTGCTTCCGCATTTCTGCAGGCTACACGGTCTACCACTGGTTCAATGCCGTAACGACCGATTCGTTAATCAACGGCGTCCAAGCGGACAACTACGTGGACATTAACGGTCCTCTCTCCTTCAGCGGACTGGTTACGCGAGCCGAGTTCCGCTGGTAA